A region of the Mycobacterium sp. NBC_00419 genome:
CCGTCGAGCTGTCCAAACTCGCGACCGCGCGGCTGGGCAAGGATGTCATCGACCTGCTCGATACGTCCGTGTCGTTCGACGGCAAGCCGGTATTGCGTGACGTCGAATGGCGCATCGGTCCCGGCGAGCGCACCGGAATCGTCGGCGCCAACGGCGCCGGGAAGTCGACGCTGCTGGGCCTGATCGCGGGCACGCTGGAACCCGATGGCGGCCGGGTCAAGCGCGGCAAGACCGTGCGGCTGGCCATGCTCGACCAGCAGTCCAGCCAGCTGGCCGATATCGAGGACGAGATGGTCCGCGATGTGGTCGGTCGACTCAAGGCGGGATATGTGGTCGACGGACGTGAGCTGACGCCCACACAACTGTTGGAGCGCTTGGGTTTTCGCCGCGAGCAGCTGTCGTCTCGAGTCAGAGAGCTCTCCGGCGGGCAGCGCCGGCGCCTGCAACTGATGCTGATCCTGCTCGAAGAGCCCAATGTGCTGGTGCTCGACGAGCCGACCAACGACGTCGACATCGACATGCTCTCGGCCACCGAAGATCTGCTCGACTCCTGGCCAGGAACCCTGATCGTGGTGTCCCACGACCGATACCTTCTCGAGCGTGTCACCGATCAGCAGTACGCGATCATCGACGGTCACCTGCGGCACCTGCCTGGCGGGGTCGACGAATACCTGCGGATCGCCGCCCGCCGTCACGCCGCCGCGTCCACCGGCCCCACCTCGGCCACCCCGGCGCCGCATGCAGCGCTGTCGGGAGCCGAACTGCGCAACGTGGAAAAGGAGATCTCGGCGCTGGAGCGCGCACTGGGCAAGCTGTCAGACCGGGTCAACGCCAAGCACGTCGAACTGGCCGAACACGACCAGTCCGACCATGTCGGCATCGGCCGGCTGACCAAGGAGTTGCGCGAGCTCGAGGCCGAGGTGACCGAGAAGGAGAACCGCTGGCTGGAGCTTTCGGACCTGGTGGATTAGGCCGGTTGCGCGACGCCGTCGGGCATCGGGAACGGCCGCACGAGCAGCAGTCCGGACGCGGCGACGAGGCCACAGATCAGGATCGTCGTGCTCACCCCGATCCAGGTCGCGATGAGCCCGAACAGCACACTGCCCGCAGCCAACGAGCCCTGCAGGGTCAGCGTGTAGAAGGACGTCATCAAGCCACGACTGTCGGCGGGTGACGCCGTCTGCACGGCCCACTGATGAGCCACCGTGAGGATGCCCCAGCAGAATCCGGCAACCAACAGGAACGACGCGTCGAGCAGCATGCTGTCCCATTGACTGATCCCGACGACGGCGAGCGAGAACCCGGCGACCGCAACCGAACTCAACACACCCATCCGCGCGTGCTTCTGCATCCACGGCATCAACGACACCGCCGACACCGTGCCCACCGCGAGCGCCGTCAGCAGACCGCCGTAGCCGATCACCTCGGTCTGGATGTTCTCCTTGGCTTCCAGCGGCAACAACGCCACCATCCCGGTGCAGGGCAGCATGAACGCGGTCAGCCGGATCAGCGGGCCGTATAACTGGCGCGACGCCCGAAGTGAACGCCACCCGTCGGCGAATGAGCCCAGCGCCTCGCGAAACGAGCCGGTCTCGGGTGGGTCCGCGGGCTTCGGCACCCGCCGGACGACGGCCATCATCACGACATGGGACAGCCCGCGGGTACCGAATACCAGCAGCGCGCCTTTGAAGCCGACCAGCAGACCGCCGAGCATGGGGCCGACGACCTGGGCGAGTTTGTTGCTCAACGAGTTGAACGAAATCGCGGCAACCAGTTGATCGGCCGGAAGCAGGTCGTGCAGAAAGGGTTTCCACGCCGCCTGCTGGAAGACCAGGCCGATCCCGATGAGCAACAGCGCTACCAACAGCGAAGCCGCGGTGAGGTGTCCACCGAAGGTGATCGCGGCGAGGCCGGCCACGACGAGCAGCATCCAGGTGTGCGCGCCGAGCAGCAGGCGGCGGTGGCCGTAGAGATCTGAGCTGATCCCGGCGGGTATCCCGAACACGAGGAACGGCAGGCTGATGGCGGTTTGCACCATGCTCACCAGGAGTGGATTCGTCGTCAGTGAGAGCATCACCCACGCGGCGCCGAGCAACAGCATGGCCAGGCCGAGGCTGGAAAGCAGGTTCGCCGACCACAGTTCGCGGAACTGTCGCTGCGCGAAAAGGCCGTATCCCCCGCTGTCTGTCACCGCAGCCGCAGCCGCAATCTCTCCGCGGTATCCCGCACGACACCGAGTTGGTTGGCAACCTGCACCGGGGCGGTGCCGCCGCGGGCATCGCGGGAGGACACCGACCCGTCGACGGTGAGCACATCGCGGACCTGCGGTGTCAGCGCCGGGCTGATCTGCGTCAGCTCGTCGTCGGTCAGCTCCGCCAGCCCGACCCCGCGCCCCTCGGCGGTGCGCACCGCAGCGCCGGCGGCCTCGTGCGCCACCCGGAACGGGACACCCTGGCGCACAAGCCATTCGGCAATATCAGTAGCCAGCGTGAAGCCCGCCGGCGCCAGCTCTGCCATCCGCTCCTCGTCGAATGTCAGGGTGGCGACCAGGCCGGCCATCGCGGGCAGCACCAACTCCAGTTGGGCCACCGAGTCGAAGACCGGTTCCTTGTCCTCCTGCAGATCGCGGTTGTAGGCCAGCGGCTGCGCTTTGAGGGTGGCCAGCAGACCAGTCAGGTTGCCGATGAGCCGGCCCGACTTGCCGCGGGCCAACTCGGCGATGTCGGGGTTCTTCTTCTGAGGCATGATCGAACTGCCGGTCGACCACGAGTCGTGCAGTGTGACGTAGCCGAATTCTGTTGTGCTCCAGAGAATGATGTCCTCGGCCAACCGGGACAGGTCGACGCCGATCATCGCCAGAACGAATGCGGCCTCGGCGGCGAAGTCCCGGGAGGCCGTCGCGTCGATCGAATTGTCGCTGGCCGCTGCGAATCCCAGCTCCTCAGCGATCGCGTCGGGGTCGAG
Encoded here:
- a CDS encoding ABC-F family ATP-binding cassette domain-containing protein, producing MAHLLGAEALHLEYPTQVVFDSVTVGVNEGARIGIVGRNGDGKSSLMGMLTGRIAPHSGRVTRRGGLRVAALDQADTLDPAAAVGTVLVGDQAEHEWAGNALVRDVVDGLVSDIDWQMPVGSLSGGQRRRVQLAELLIGDWDVIALDEPTNHLDIEGITWLSEHLKNRWARSSGGLLIVTHDRWFLDEVANTTWEVHDGIVEPFDGGYAAYVLQRVERDRVAAASEAKRQNLMRKELAWLRRGPPARTSKPKFRIDAANQLIADVPPLRNTVELSKLATARLGKDVIDLLDTSVSFDGKPVLRDVEWRIGPGERTGIVGANGAGKSTLLGLIAGTLEPDGGRVKRGKTVRLAMLDQQSSQLADIEDEMVRDVVGRLKAGYVVDGRELTPTQLLERLGFRREQLSSRVRELSGGQRRRLQLMLILLEEPNVLVLDEPTNDVDIDMLSATEDLLDSWPGTLIVVSHDRYLLERVTDQQYAIIDGHLRHLPGGVDEYLRIAARRHAAASTGPTSATPAPHAALSGAELRNVEKEISALERALGKLSDRVNAKHVELAEHDQSDHVGIGRLTKELRELEAEVTEKENRWLELSDLVD
- the argH gene encoding argininosuccinate lyase translates to MSTNEGSLWGGRFADGPAPALAALSKSTHFDWVLAPYDVAASKAHAKVLHRAGLLTDDQRDGLLAGLDSLGTDVADGSFTPLATDEDVHGALERGLIDRVGADLGGRLRAGRSRNDQVATLFRMWLRDAMSRVATGALEVVSALATQAAAHPTAVMPGKTHLQAAQPVLLAHHLLAHAHPLLRDVDRIVDFDKRTAVSPYGSGALAGSSLGLDPDAIAEELGFAAASDNSIDATASRDFAAEAAFVLAMIGVDLSRLAEDIILWSTTEFGYVTLHDSWSTGSSIMPQKKNPDIAELARGKSGRLIGNLTGLLATLKAQPLAYNRDLQEDKEPVFDSVAQLELVLPAMAGLVATLTFDEERMAELAPAGFTLATDIAEWLVRQGVPFRVAHEAAGAAVRTAEGRGVGLAELTDDELTQISPALTPQVRDVLTVDGSVSSRDARGGTAPVQVANQLGVVRDTAERLRLRLR
- a CDS encoding MFS transporter is translated as MTDSGGYGLFAQRQFRELWSANLLSSLGLAMLLLGAAWVMLSLTTNPLLVSMVQTAISLPFLVFGIPAGISSDLYGHRRLLLGAHTWMLLVVAGLAAITFGGHLTAASLLVALLLIGIGLVFQQAAWKPFLHDLLPADQLVAAISFNSLSNKLAQVVGPMLGGLLVGFKGALLVFGTRGLSHVVMMAVVRRVPKPADPPETGSFREALGSFADGWRSLRASRQLYGPLIRLTAFMLPCTGMVALLPLEAKENIQTEVIGYGGLLTALAVGTVSAVSLMPWMQKHARMGVLSSVAVAGFSLAVVGISQWDSMLLDASFLLVAGFCWGILTVAHQWAVQTASPADSRGLMTSFYTLTLQGSLAAGSVLFGLIATWIGVSTTILICGLVAASGLLLVRPFPMPDGVAQPA